The DNA region TTTAATGGAACGTTTTGGTATTAACGCCGTTTTTAATGCCGGCGCTATAAAGTTTAACGGCAAATACCTGATGGTAGCAAGGGTTGAAGGCGCCGACCGTAAATCATTTTTCGCGGTAGCCGAAAGTGCTGATGGGATCAATGGTTTTAAATTTTGGGATTACCCGGTTGAGCTGCCGCAAACCGATGAACCCGATACCAATGTGTACGATATGCGCCTTACCCGCCATGAAGATGGCTGGATCTACGGTCTGTTTTGTACCGAGCGCCGTGACCCCGAAGCCCCTTCATATGATCAGTCGATGGCGATAGCGGCCTGCGGTATCGCGCGTACCAGGGACCTGGTAAAATGGGAGCGCCTGCCCGATCTGAAAACCAACTCGCCCCAGCAGCGCAACGTGGTATTACATCCCGAGTTTGTTAATGGTAAGTATGCCTTGTATACCCGTCCGCAGGATGGTTTTATCAGCGCGGGGACCGGCGGTGGAATAGGTTTTGGCTTGTGCGATACTATGGAGAACGCCGTTGTTGACCATGAAACTATCATTCACAATAAAAGCTACCATACCGTTTACGAAGCCAAGAATGGCCAGGGCCCGGCGCCAATCAAAACGGAAAAAGGCTGGCTGCACCTGGCGCATGGCGTACGCAATACAGCTGCTGGTTTACGTTATGTGTTGTACATGTTTATGACCGACCTTTATGACCTTACTAAAGTACTTTACCAACCGGCAGGTTATTTTTTAGCCCCGGTTGGTGAGGAGCGTATCGGCGATGTATCAAATGTAGTGTTCTGTAATGGCTGGATAGCTGATGATAACGGATCGGTTTATGTTTATTATGCGTCCTCAGATACCCGCATGCATGTAGCCACTACTACAATTGATAAACTGATTGACTATGCCATGAACACACCGGCCGATGGTTTGCGTTCGGCCTCATCGGTACAGGCAGTGTATAATATTATCGATAAAAATAAAGGTTTAAGTCTGTTACAGGGAGCCGGTGCCTGAACGGGGATTTATAAGTGCCTGAAGGTAAAGAACACACCCCTGCTTCTACACCGTCCAACGCGCCTCTCAAGAGGGGAGTTAAAGATGGCTGTAAAATAATCTTTTTAAGCAGGGGCGGTGCGATTCCCCTCTCGAGAGGGGTGGAGGGGTGTGTTCTCTTCAAGCGACGAAAGACTTCAATGCTAAGCCGAACTAATTACAAAACATCTAACCAAACACCACTCAATAGCTCGTTAGAAGCTGCTATGGAGAAGATATGCCTATACTA from Mucilaginibacter sp. SJ includes:
- a CDS encoding glycoside hydrolase family 130 protein — encoded protein: MTQEFNQRLVQLQAEQAQLINRQNQVEETGNGIFCRFKYPVLTAAHTPLEWRYDLDAKTNPHLMERFGINAVFNAGAIKFNGKYLMVARVEGADRKSFFAVAESADGINGFKFWDYPVELPQTDEPDTNVYDMRLTRHEDGWIYGLFCTERRDPEAPSYDQSMAIAACGIARTRDLVKWERLPDLKTNSPQQRNVVLHPEFVNGKYALYTRPQDGFISAGTGGGIGFGLCDTMENAVVDHETIIHNKSYHTVYEAKNGQGPAPIKTEKGWLHLAHGVRNTAAGLRYVLYMFMTDLYDLTKVLYQPAGYFLAPVGEERIGDVSNVVFCNGWIADDNGSVYVYYASSDTRMHVATTTIDKLIDYAMNTPADGLRSASSVQAVYNIIDKNKGLSLLQGAGA